CGCGAGCTGCTCGCGAACGGCACGGCACCCGCGGACGTGGCCGCGCAGTACCCCACCTCCTCCCTCGCCTGGGCCCAGCTGGCGGACGACGCGTTCGAGCGGGGCAGCGTCGTGGAGTCGTACGCCTATGCCCGTACGGGCTACCACCGCGGCCTGGACTCCCTGCGCCGCAACGGCTGGAAGGGGCACGGCCCGGTGCCCTGGGAGCACGAGCCGAACCGCGGCTTCCTGCGCGCCCTGCACGCCCTCGCCCGCGCCGCCGGGTCGATCGGTGAGCAGGAGGAGTACGAGCGCTGCTCGCAGTTCCTGAAGGACTCCTCGCCCACGGCGGCCCAGACGCTGGGCTAGGCGAACCTTGAGTGCGGGTCCGGCTGTGATCCAGTCGGGCCTTGCACTTTCCGGGGGACACCCGTGAGGATTCGGGTGGGGACCGGGGCCCCCGTGTCGGTAACGGCAGGGGCGGACCGCTACCCGGAGTTACAACAGGAGACAGCGATGTCCCAAGAGGCTCACGACACGAACGAGCCCGAGACCCCGCATCTCGACTTCGCAGGCACGACGCCGTACGAGGACTACGTCAAGGCGGACGTGCTCACCCACCTCCAGCACACCCTCTCCGACGATCCCGGAGAGATGGTCTTCCTGGTCACGACCCAGGTGATGGAGCTGTGGTTCACCGTCATCGTCCATGAGTGGGAGACCGCCGCGCACGCCCTGCGCGAGGACCGGGTGCCGGTGGCGATCGACGCGCTGAAGCGTTCGGTACGGGAACTGGAGGCGCTGAACGCCTCCTGGAAGCCGCTCGGACAGCTCACCCCGGCCCAGTTCAACTCGTATCGAAGCGCTCTCGGCGAGGGCTCCGGCTTCCAGTCGGCCATGTACCGCCGCATGGAGTTCCTGCTCGGCGAGAAGTCCGCATCCATGCTGGTCCCGCACCGCGGCGCGCCCCGTGTCCACGCCGAGCTGGAGAAGGCACTGCACGAGCCGAGCCTGTACGACGAGGTCCTGCGGTTCCTCGCGCGGCGCGGGCACGCGATTCCGGCGTCGGTGGTGCAACGTGACACAGCACTGCGGTACGAGCCGTCGCCGGAGGTGGAGGCCGCCTGGACGGCCGTCTACGCGGGCGATCCGGGTGATGAAGTGGCCCGGCTGGGCGAGGCGTTGACCGATGTCGCCGAGCTGGTGTGGCGCTGGCGGAATGATCACTTGGTCGCCACGCGTCGGGCGATGGGCGCCAAGCCCGGCACGGGCGGCTCCGCCGGGGTTGCCTGGCTGGAGAAGCGCGCGCAGAAGAACGTGTTTCCCGAGCTGTGGACGGCGAGGTCTCATGTCTGAGCGGTCTGAGCGGTCCGAGCAGGTGGTGAGGGCCGAGAAGCTGGACGCCGCCGACGAGCTGGCCGGGGTGCGTTCGCGGTTCGTGCTCGACGATGTGGTGTACCTGGACGGCAACTCGCTGGGCGCGCTGCCCGCGAACGTCCCCGGCCGGGTCGAGGACGTCGTCCGCCGGCAGTGGGGTGAGCTGCGCATCCGTTCCTGGGAGGAGAGCGGCTGGTGGACCGCGCCCGAGCGGATCGGCGACCTGATCGCTCCGCTCGTCGGGGCGGCGGCGGGGCAGATCGTGGTGGGTGACTCGACAAGTGTCAATGTTTTCAAGGCACTTGTGGCAGCGGTACGAATGGCGGGTGCGGGTGCGGGTGCGGGTGCGGGTGCGGGTCGGGACGAGGTCGTCGTCGACGCGACGACGTTCCCCACGGACGGCTACATCGCCGAGTCCGCCGCCCGGATGACGGGCTGCACGCTGCGGCCGGTGGCGCCGGCGGATGTACCGGGGGTCCTGGGCGACCGTACGGCCGCGGTGCTGCTGAACCACGTCGACTACCGCACGGGCCGACTGCACGACCTGCCGTCCCTGACGTCCGCGATCCGCGCGGCCGGCGCCGTCTCCGTCTGGGACCTGTGCCACAGCGCGGGCGCCCTGCCGGTGGGGCTCGACGAGCACGGGGTGGACCTGGCGGTCGGCTGCACGTACAAGTACCTGAACGGGGGCCCGGGTTCACCGGCGTACCTCTATGTGCGGCGGGAACTCCAGGACAGTTTCGACTCTCCGCTGCCCGGCTGGAACTCCCACGCCGAGCCCTTCGGCATGCGGTCGGCGTACGAACCGGCGGCGGGGGCGCTGCGGGGGCGGGTCGGGACGCCGGACATCCTCTCGATGCTGGCGCTGGAGGCGGCGCTGGAGGTATGGGAGGGGGTCTCGGTCGAGTCCGTTCGCGCCAAGTCCCTCGCTCTGACGGACTTCTTCCTGGAGTGCGTGGCGTCGTACGTCCCCGAGGGCAGGGTCGAGTCCCTGACGCCGAGCACGCATGCGGAGCGGGGCAGCCAGGTCGCGCTGCGCTGTGACGACGCCGGGGATGTCATGAAGCGGCTCATCGAGCGGGGCGTCGTCGGCGACTTCCGCGCGCCTGACGTGCTGCGGTTCGGGTTCACGCCGCTGTATGTCGGGTTCGGGGATGTGGAGCGGGCGGCTCGGGTGCTGGGGGAGACGGTGGCCGGGGCTGTGTGACGACGTCAGGCGGGGCGGGTCGGTCGTCGGTGAGTCCGGCGGGCGCCGTCATGGGGGCGTGCACGCTGCGGTCCGTCAGTGCGGCGGCACTGCGGAACCGTTCACCTTCACCGAGCGTGACATCCCCGTGTCGGCGCACGTCACCGGGCTGATACCGTCCCCGCCAACGGCCGATTTCTCTCCTGGACCGCCAATTTTGTTCCGTCGCTGAGAGGTTGGAGCATGCCGGACGCCGTCGCAGCACGAGCCGCCGCCGAAGAGGAGTCGGCCTTCTCGCACCCGCCCGTCGACCCCGACGCCACCGCGGCCTACGGCGACCACCCCGACCAGGTGATCGACTTCTACGCCCCGCGCACGCCCGAACCGGCCACCCCGGGCGTCCTCGCGCCGCTGATCGTCCTCCTGCACGGCGGCGCCTGGCGGACACCGTACGACCGCCGTCACATGACCCCGTTCGCGGACTTCCTGGCCCGTCGCGGCTTCGCCGTGGCCAACGTCGAGTACCGGCGCGGAGGGCGGGACACGGAGGTTGCCGCCGATCCGGGAGCGAGGGTGAAGGGCGATGCGGTCGCGGGGGTGCAGGGCGGTCAGGTCGCGGGGGAGAGGGGCGAACCGGTCGCGGGTCGCTGGCCGGACACCTTCGACGACGTGTCGGCCGCGGTGGACGCGCTCCCCGCGCTCGTACGGGAGATCCTCCCGCAGGCCGACGCGCGCCGCACGGTCATCACGGGCCATTCCGCGGGCGGTCACCTGGCCCTGTGGGTGGCGGCCCGTCACCTTCTGCCGGCCGACGCACCCTGGTACACGGCCCGCCCCGCGCCGCTGCGCGGTGTGGTCGCCCTCGCCCCGATCGCCGACTTCGCGGTCGCCGAGAAGCTGGACGTCTGCGGCGGCGCGGTACGTCAACTCCTGGGCGGCGAGGATGAGTTCGCGGCCCGCCAGCCGTACGCCGATCCGGCGCTCCTCCTGCCCACCGGCATCGCCACCACCCTCGTCCAAGGGCGTACCGACATCGACGTCCCCCAGGCGGTCGCCGAGTCCTACGCGGACGCGGCGGCGAAGGCGGGCGAGGTGGTGGGCCTGACGCTCCTGGAGGACGTCGGCCACTTCCCCCTGATCGACCCGGCGGCGGACGCGTGCGCGGTGGTGGCGGAGGAGATCGCGCAACTGGCCTGGTGACACCGGCCTTTCGGGGCCGCGGCAGCCTGAGCGAGCCTGTGTGCCAACGCGACGCGCGTCGCTGTCCTTCGTCGCGTGGCCGGCGGCCCCTTCATACCCGTAATACCTGAGAGCTACGTCGCAGGTGAGCTCCCTGGCGTGACGCGGACGACGACCGCTGATCCGTAACTTCCCATCCAGACAGGCCCGATGGCCGGGCGGAACTGGAAGGGGAGACGACCATGGGGCTGGACGAGAGGGCGGCGACGGAGAGCGGTCGTAGCGGTTCGGGGGACCATCGGCCGCGCACTCGGCGACACCTCGCCCTCAGATGGCGGCGTACCGTCCTGGCCGCTCTCATCACCTGCGCCGTGGTGTTCCCCCTCTCCGCCGCCGCGCAACCCGAGATCCCCGCGCCGCGGCCCGCGGCCATCGCCCCCGTGACCGCGGCCACGCTGGGCGAGGCGTACGAGGCCAACCGGGCGAACGCGGTGGAGGCGTCCCGGATGGCCGCCGCCCACGGGGACACCGGTCGCGCCGCGGCGGACCGCTCCCTCGCCGGCCCTTCCCGCCACCTCCTCGCCTTCGACGGCCGTGGAGCGGGCCGGGCGACGGAGGTCTTCGGCGACCTGGCCCACGCCGACCGCATAGCGGTCCTGGTCCCGGGCTCGGACACCTCCCTCGACACCTACGACCGCTTCCGTGCGACGGCCCTCGCGCTACGGCACCAACTCACCCAGGACTCCCCGACCGGCCCCCGCACGGCGGTCGTGGCCTGGCTCGGCTACAAGACGCCCGGCACGGTGAGCACGACGGTCACCACGACCGGCCGAGCCGAGGAAGCGGCCCCGGAACTGCGGGAGTTCATACGGCAGCTGCGCGACGTCGTCGGCCGCGACGCGCAGGTCTCCCTGCTCTGCCACTCGTACGGTTCCGTGGTCTGCGGCCGGGCCGCCGCCGGCCTGGACGTCGACGACATCGCCCTCGTCGGCAGCCCGGGTACGGGCGCCGACACCGCCGCCGACCTGCGCACACGCGCCCGTGTGTGGGCGGCACGCGGCGCGGACGACTGGGTGGCGAACGTTCCGCACGTCAGCGCCGACCTGTTCGGCACCACCGTCGGCTTCGGCACCGACCCGGTGTCCCCGGCCTTCGGCGCCCGTGTCTTCGCGGCGGGCGACGGCGGCCACAGCGACTACTTCGCACCGGGCTCGGCCGCCCTGGCCAACCTGGCCCGGATCGTCCTCGGAGAGGCATCGGAGGTGACCCGTGCGTGAGCTGAAGCTGCGCGGCCCGGGCGAGCGCATACGCAAGGACATATGGACGGACATGCGGAAGGAGATACGGAAGGACATGCGGAAGGAGATGCGGAAGGAGATGCGGAAGGAGAT
This genomic window from Streptomyces sp. DG2A-72 contains:
- a CDS encoding alpha/beta hydrolase, with the translated sequence MGLDERAATESGRSGSGDHRPRTRRHLALRWRRTVLAALITCAVVFPLSAAAQPEIPAPRPAAIAPVTAATLGEAYEANRANAVEASRMAAAHGDTGRAAADRSLAGPSRHLLAFDGRGAGRATEVFGDLAHADRIAVLVPGSDTSLDTYDRFRATALALRHQLTQDSPTGPRTAVVAWLGYKTPGTVSTTVTTTGRAEEAAPELREFIRQLRDVVGRDAQVSLLCHSYGSVVCGRAAAGLDVDDIALVGSPGTGADTAADLRTRARVWAARGADDWVANVPHVSADLFGTTVGFGTDPVSPAFGARVFAAGDGGHSDYFAPGSAALANLARIVLGEASEVTRA
- a CDS encoding tryptophan 2,3-dioxygenase family protein, whose amino-acid sequence is MSQEAHDTNEPETPHLDFAGTTPYEDYVKADVLTHLQHTLSDDPGEMVFLVTTQVMELWFTVIVHEWETAAHALREDRVPVAIDALKRSVRELEALNASWKPLGQLTPAQFNSYRSALGEGSGFQSAMYRRMEFLLGEKSASMLVPHRGAPRVHAELEKALHEPSLYDEVLRFLARRGHAIPASVVQRDTALRYEPSPEVEAAWTAVYAGDPGDEVARLGEALTDVAELVWRWRNDHLVATRRAMGAKPGTGGSAGVAWLEKRAQKNVFPELWTARSHV
- the kynU gene encoding kynureninase; amino-acid sequence: MSERSERSEQVVRAEKLDAADELAGVRSRFVLDDVVYLDGNSLGALPANVPGRVEDVVRRQWGELRIRSWEESGWWTAPERIGDLIAPLVGAAAGQIVVGDSTSVNVFKALVAAVRMAGAGAGAGAGAGRDEVVVDATTFPTDGYIAESAARMTGCTLRPVAPADVPGVLGDRTAAVLLNHVDYRTGRLHDLPSLTSAIRAAGAVSVWDLCHSAGALPVGLDEHGVDLAVGCTYKYLNGGPGSPAYLYVRRELQDSFDSPLPGWNSHAEPFGMRSAYEPAAGALRGRVGTPDILSMLALEAALEVWEGVSVESVRAKSLALTDFFLECVASYVPEGRVESLTPSTHAERGSQVALRCDDAGDVMKRLIERGVVGDFRAPDVLRFGFTPLYVGFGDVERAARVLGETVAGAV
- a CDS encoding DUF3151 domain-containing protein — protein: MTIHENLLGGPPPTHLPDDPEPRELLANGTAPADVAAQYPTSSLAWAQLADDAFERGSVVESYAYARTGYHRGLDSLRRNGWKGHGPVPWEHEPNRGFLRALHALARAAGSIGEQEEYERCSQFLKDSSPTAAQTLG
- a CDS encoding S9 family peptidase, encoding MPDAVAARAAAEEESAFSHPPVDPDATAAYGDHPDQVIDFYAPRTPEPATPGVLAPLIVLLHGGAWRTPYDRRHMTPFADFLARRGFAVANVEYRRGGRDTEVAADPGARVKGDAVAGVQGGQVAGERGEPVAGRWPDTFDDVSAAVDALPALVREILPQADARRTVITGHSAGGHLALWVAARHLLPADAPWYTARPAPLRGVVALAPIADFAVAEKLDVCGGAVRQLLGGEDEFAARQPYADPALLLPTGIATTLVQGRTDIDVPQAVAESYADAAAKAGEVVGLTLLEDVGHFPLIDPAADACAVVAEEIAQLAW